In Solanum pennellii chromosome 7, SPENNV200, the following are encoded in one genomic region:
- the LOC107026417 gene encoding protein S-acyltransferase 24 codes for MTSEIEVVEEVESRNEDESSTSTAVVNGGVGEEESLRDDVYTAAAYGDMEKLQRLVESEGCSVSEPDGLGYYALQWAALNNRTAAAQYIIEHGGDVNAADHTGQTALHWSAVRGAVQVAELLLQEGGRVNAADMYGYQPTHVAAQYGQTAFLYYVVTKWNADPDVPDSDGRSPLHWAAYKGFADCIRLLLFLDAYRGRQDKEGCTPLHWAAIRGHLEACTVLVQAGKKEDLIVTDNTGLTPAQLASDKSHRQVAFFLGNARQLYDKRCDGSTRLGKLSKLGLAPVLCCTIFLLLTTYIHAVILASTLPKLTAAGALFAWLGVFLATAGLVTFYRCSRKDPGYIRRSQHDSQNIKDDEPLLKMEMNHPALLAGNWSQLCSTCKIVRPLRAKHCSTCDRCVEQFDHHCPWVSNCIGKKNKWDFFIFLVLEVLAMVLTGAVTLTRVLTDPAAPSSFGAWLSHAGTHHVGALAFLFADFFLFVGVAVLTGVQASQISHNITTNEMANMMRYSYLRGPGGRFRNPYDHGCKKNCSDFLINGYNEDIECVEESVESEGIGMMQIPHSSSMQNGTGHSHQINGNGHHVINISNNNQNSHQAHVHSAHCSHNVKSKTDSVPVGLGVGLGRNAARAALPS; via the exons ATGACATCGGAGATCGAGGTGGTGGAGGAGGTTGAATCGAGAAATGAAGATGAATCATCGACGTCTACGGCGGTGGTTAACGGTGGTGTAGGTGAGGAGGAGAGTTTGAGGGATGATGTGTATACGGCAGCCGCGTATGGGGATATGGAGAAACTTCAGAGATTGGTGGAAAGTGAGGGTTGTTCTGTATCTGAGCCTGATGGTCTTGGTTACTATGCGCTTCAGTGGGCTGCTCTTAATAATCGCACCGCAGCTGCACAATATATTATTGAG CACGGAGGAGATGTAAATGCTGCAGATCATACGGGGCAAACAGCATTGCACTGGAGTGCTGTTCGAGGTGCAGTGCAGGTTGCTGAGCTCTTACTACAAGAAGGTGGTCGTGTAAATGCAGCTGATATGTATGGCTATCAG CCAACACATGTTGCCGCACAGTATGGTCAGACAGCTTTCCTTTATTATGTTGTTACAAAGTGGAATGCTGATCCTGATGTACCTGACAGTGACGGGAGAAGCCCTTTACACTG GGCTGCATACAAGGGTTTTGCTGACTGTATACGCCTTCTACTCTTTCTTGATGCATATCGTGGACGTCAGGATAAAGAGG GTTGTACTCCTCTTCACTGGGCTGCTATTAGGGGTCACCTAGAAGCATGTACGGTGTTGGTGCAGGCAGGGAAGAAGGAAGACCTTATCGTGACAGATAACACTGGCCTTACACCTGCTCAGCTTGCTTCTGACAAGAGTCACAGACAAGTTGCTTTTTTCCTT GGAAACGCTAGGCAGTTATATGACAAACGCTGTGACGGAAGTACCCGGCTTGGCAAACTTTCAAAGCTTGGACTTGCTCCTGTTCTTTGTTGTACAATATTTCTTCTACTTACCACTTACATTCATGCGGTAATTTTGG CTTCAACTTTGCCAAAATTAACTGCTGCTGGCGCACTATTTGCATGGTTGGGAGTTTTCCTTGCTACAGCTGGGCTAGTTACATTTTACCGGTGCAGCAG AAAAGATCCAGGTTACATCCGGAGGAGTCAACATGATTCACAAAATATCAAAGATGAT GAACCTTTGCTCAAAATGGAAATGAATCATCCTGCTTTGCTTGCTGGGAATTGGTCTCAGCTTTGCTCCACGTGCAAG ATTGTTCGTCCTCTTCGTGCAAAGCATTGTTCAACCTGCGATCGTTGTGTGGAACAATTTGATCATCATTGTCCATGGGTGTCTAATTGCATCGGCAAG AAAAACAAGtgggactttttcatctttcttGTTCTGGAAGTATTGGCAATGGTCTTAACTGGTGCAGTTACTCTTACAA GAGTCTTGACTGACCCAGCAGCTCCATCATCGTTTGGGGCTTGGCTGAGTCATGCCGGTACTCACCATGTTGGTGCTTTAGCATTTTTATTTGCAGACTTCTTCCTCTTCGTTGGAGTGGCAGTCTTAACTGGGGTACAAGCTTCTcag ATATCACACAACATTACAACAAATGAAATGGCCAATATGATGCGTTACAGTTACCTCAGAGGACCAGGTGGTCGATTCCGTAATCCATATGATCATGGGTGTAAGAAGAACTGTTCAGACTTCTTGATAAATGGTTACAACGAAGACATTGAGTGTGTTGAAGAATCGGTTGAGTCCGAAGGGATTGGAATGATGCAGATTCCTCACAGTTCAAGTATGCAAAACGGCACCGGCCATTCTCATCAGATCAATGGAAATGGCCATCATGTTATCAATATAAGCAACAATAACCAGAACTCACACCAGGCCCATGTTCATTCTGCCCATTGTAGTCATAATGTGAAGAGCAAAACTGATTCTGTACCTGTGGGTTTGGGTGTTGGCTTAGGAAGAAACGCCGCGCGTGCCGCGTTACCTTCATAA